In Zingiber officinale cultivar Zhangliang chromosome 6A, Zo_v1.1, whole genome shotgun sequence, a single genomic region encodes these proteins:
- the LOC121997701 gene encoding RNA-binding KH domain-containing protein RCF3-like, which translates to MAGRRNNNGKRSYSHSDHSENGGSKRRNPGDERDTYIPGHEDTVFRYLCPGKKIGSIIGRGGEIVKQLRSDTQAKIRIGETVRGCDERVIAIFSTREETNIFEDSDDKMCPAQDALFKVHERLVTDEVVAEEDSDGDSPQVTARLLVPSDQIGSIIGKGGQIIQGIRSDTGAQVRILKNDRLPACAISGDELLQISGEASVVKKALLQVSSRLHDNPSRSHHLLFASSPSVFPGASQFGVSSNAGPLIGIGPLVGSYRGYKGEAPVDWLYPPSRDEGAAKEFSLRLLCPAANIGSVIGKNGVIINQIRQESGASIKVDSNSVEDDCIITISAKEFFDDPISLTIDAAVRLQPRCSEKSEKESGEFSYTTRLLVSTLQIGCLIGKAGSIISEMRRATRANIRVLSKENVPKVASEDDEMVQISGEIDIARDALVHVTTRLKANLFERDSTSAAHGSSAPHHRFPVDASDGPKYHGGRDSKSHGHGFSYSGGYGTSRNLLPSDTYAGYSSSQGGGSNYSSYDGYSSRYGNIGLSGPNRSHGKHHDY; encoded by the exons ATGGCTGGACGCAGAAACAATAATGGGAAAAGATCTTACTCTCACTCTGATCATTCTGAAAATGGAGGAAGCAAGAGAAGAAATCCCGGTGATGAAAGAGACACCTACATTCCTGGGCATGAGGATACTGTTTTCCGTTATTTATGTCCAGGAAAGAAAATAGGAAGCATCATTGGGAGAGGTGGCGAGATTGTGAAGCAACTGAGATCTGATACACAAGCTAAGATTAGAATTGGGGAGACTGTACGTGGTTGTGATGAGCGTGTCATTGCCATTTTTAGCACAAGGGAGGAAACCAATATATTTGAAGATAGTGATGACAAAATGTGTCCTGCTCAAGATGCTCTATTCAAGGTCCATGAGCGACTTGTTACTGATGAGGTAGTGGCCGAAGAAGATAGTGATGGAGATAGTCCTCAAGTtactgctcgacttcttgtgcctTCTGATCAGATTGGTAGTATCATTGGGAAAGGAGGACAAATCATTCAAGGAATTCGTAGCGATACTGGTGCTCAAGTCCGCATTCTTAAGAATGATCGCCTCCCAGCTTGTGCCATTAGTGGTGATGAGCTACTCCAG ATCAGTGGAGAAGCATCAGTTGTGAAGAAGGCTCTTCTTCAAGTTTCATCACGTCTCCATGATAATCCATCTCGTTCGCACCACCTTCTATTTGCCAGTTCACCATCAGTGTTCCCTGGTGCTAGTCAGTTTGGAGTCTCAAGCAATGCTGGCCCATTAATTGGTATTGGCCCCTTGGTAGGTTCTTATAGAGGTTATAAAGGAGAAGCACCTGTAGATTGGCTTTACCCACCTTCAAGAGATGAAGGTGCTGCAAAGGAGTTCAGCTTACGTCTTCTCTGTCCTGCTGCAAACATTGGAAGTGTAATAGGAAAGAATGGTGTGATCATTAACCAAATAAGGCAGGAATCTGGAGCTTCTATTAAAGTAGATAGTAACTCTGTTGAAGATGACTGCATAATCACAATTTCTGCTAAAGAG TTCTTCGATGATCCAATCTCTCTCACAATAGATGCTGCAGTTCGCTTGCAGCCGCGTTGTAGTGAAAAAAGTGAAAAAGAATCAGGTGAATTTTCATATACCACCCGCCTTCTGGTATCCACTTTGCAGATTGGTTGCCTGATTGGTAAAGCTGGATCAATCATTTCTGAGATGAGGAGGGCTACAAGAGCCAACATACGTGTGCTTTCAAAAGAAAATGTTCCGAAAGTTGCTTCTGAAGATGATGAGATGGTTCAG ATTAGTGGAGAGATTGACATTGCAAGAGATGCACTTGTCCATGTGACAACTCGTCTAAAAGCCAATTTATTTGAAAGGGATAGTACATCAGCTGCACATGGTTCTTCTGCTCCTCACCATCGTTTTCCAGTTGATGCTTCTGATGGTCCAAAATATCATGGAGGCAGGGATAGTAAATCACATGGTCATGGATTTTCATATTCTGGTGGATATGGTACTTCCCGTAATTTGCTACCGTCTGATACTTATGCAGGCTATAGCAGTTCACAA GGTGGTGGTAGCAATTATAGTTCATATGATGGATACTCTTCACGTTATGGAAACATTGG GTTATCTGGTCCCAACAGATCCCATGGGAAACATCATGATTATTAA